In a single window of the Elaeis guineensis isolate ETL-2024a chromosome 6, EG11, whole genome shotgun sequence genome:
- the LOC105047163 gene encoding polygalacturonase At1g48100: MSGISLKGIGVFLLLVLVVLCSTFDVCDGRRGKHWRHKKAPYSSLAKKKGKGKISGSYHRGRGGRGQWSPKPSPNNSPGKRYPRPAAPKAAMFDVLDFGAKGDGVTDDTKAFEAAWAAACKVEASTMVVPAEFRFLVRPISFSGPYCQPNIVFQLDGTIIAPTSSKAWGSGLLQWLEFTKLKGITISGSGIIEGRGSVWWTNSESDVDPIHAKLSAKMPEIKPTALRFYGSYNVTVTGITIQNSPQCHLKFDFCDAVQVFNITISSPGSSLNTDGIHLQNSKDVSIHHTDLGCGDDCISIQTGCSNINIHNVNCGPGHGISIGGLGRDNTKACVSNITVRDVNMHNTMNGVRVKTWQGGSGSVQSIRFSNIKVSEVQTPIVIDQFYCDRRSCKNQTSAVALSSIAYENIKGTFTVQPVRLACSDSLPCSGISLTEVELKPLQEHYHMYEPFCWQAYGELYTPTVPPIVCLQTGKPTSNRIQSDHDSC, from the exons ATGAGTGGCATTAGTCTAAAAGGCATTGGGGTGTTCCTTCTTCTTGTCCTTGTTGTTCTCTGCTCCACTTTCGATGTCTGTGATGGGAGGAGAGGCAAGCATTGGAGGCACAAGAAGGCTCCATATTCCTCCTTGGCAAAAAAGAAAGGGAAGGGAAAGATAAGTGGAAGTTACCACCGTGGCCGTGGTGGCAGAGGCCAGTGGAGCCCCAAACCAAGCCCAAACAACAGCCCAGGCAAACGATATCCTAGACCTGCAGCCCCGAAAGCAGCGATGTTTGATGTGCTTGATTTTGGAGCAAAGGGTGATGGTGTCACCGATGACACTAAG GCATTCGAGGCTGCATGGGCTGCTGCCTGTAAAGTGGAGGCTTCAACCATGGTGGTTCCAGCAGAATTCCGATTCCTCGTAAGGCCAATCTCATTCTCAGGACCTTACTGTCAACCCAATATCGTATTTCAG TTGGACGGGACGATCATTGCCCCCACAAGCTCCAAAGCTTGGGGCTCAGGCCTGCTGCAGTGGCTTGAATTCACCAAGCTCAAAGGCATAACCATCAGCGGTAGTGGCATTATAGAAGGCCGAGGCAGCGTCTGGTGGACAAACTCCGAATCCGATGTTGACCCG ATTCATGCTAAGCTCAGTGCAAAAATGCCAGAGATCAAACCGACG GCCCTGAGGTTTTATGGGAGTTACAATGTAACAGTCACAGGCATAACGATACAGAATAGCCCACAATGCCACCTTAAATTTGATTTCTGTGACGCAGTTCAGGTCTTCAACATTACTATTTCTTCCCCTGGTAGTAGCCTCAACACGGACGGAATCCATCTCCAGAACTCCAAAGATGTTTCCATCCATCACACTGATTTGGGCTGCG GCGATGACTGCATCTCCATCCAAACAGGATGCTCAAATATTAACATACACAATGTGAACTGTGGACCAGGCCACGGGATCAGCATAGGCGGCCTTGGGAGGGACAACACCAAAGCATGTGTCTCAAATATAACAGTAAGGGATGTCAACATGCACAACACAATGAATGGCGTCCGAGTCAAGACCTGGCAG GGTGGCTCGGGCTCTGTTCAAAGCATAAGATTCTCAAATATAAAAGTCTCGGAGGTCCAAACACCTATTGTCATTGACCAATTTTACTGTGACAGAAGGTCTTGCAAGAACCAGACATCAGCAGTGGCACTGTCAAGCATTGCATATGAGAACATTAAAGGGACATTCACAGTGCAACCAGTGCGCCTTGCATGTAGTGACAGTTTGCCTTGTTCAGGCATCAGTCTAACTGAGGTAGAACTCAAACCACTGCAGGAACATTACCACATGTACGAACCTTTCTGCTGGCAGGCCTATGGGGAACTATACACCCCGACCGTTCCGCCAATTGTTTGCCTGCAAACTGGAAAACCAACAAGCAACCGgatccagtctgatcacgattcgtGCTGA